GTGGATAGCCTACAAAAATATACCAAAGCCCCCACACAATAAGCCCCATAAAAATCAGCACCCAGCCGACAGGAATGTCGTTTTTAAATTCGCCGATTCCGTCCCAATAGTGCTCTGTAAGCTCGCCATCTGCTTTGGCGTCTTTCATTTTTTTGAAGTAAAAGCCAACTACATAAATCGTAATCAATAGGATTACTACTGCACCCAAGAGGGTGATTTTAATCACATCGTCATTTGACCAATTCATTACCTACTCCTTTTTTGATGTTGTGCGAGGCTCGACTAGCTCATCACTTAAGCTATCATTGACAGCCAAATCGCCGTATTTCTCATAGTCGCGCAAACCCTTTCTTTGCCTGCGCCACATAGAAATCGCATACGAATACAAAAACACAATCAAAAGTATGGTAACGACAAAATACGCACCAACTCTTATGTATTCAATATTTTGGGCTGCCATATCTTACCCCTTATTTTGTCCGTCTGCTTTGCCCTAAACTATTTAGATAGGCTATCAAAGCTACGATTTCTTTGACTTCGCCTTTTTCTAAATAGTCTTTAATGTCTTGGCTTTTCATATCCTCGACAAGTGCTTTTGCTTCTTCCATATAGATGTCTTTTGCTTCCTCTATGCTTGTGCCGATAGACACGCCACCTTGAGTATTGTAAGGCACGCTAAAGACTTCCATTTGTGTGATAGCTTCTGCATACGCAGTTTCAAAATCAACATTTTTATCATAGAGATGCTTATACGCAGGCATAATGGACGCAGGAACAACACTTTTTGGGTCAAACATATGATTTTCGTGCCAATCTGTGGAGCGAGAATCCCCTATCCTATGTAAGTCTGGTCCTGTGCGCTTAGAGCCCCACAAAAATGGTCTATCATAGGCGTATTCACCACTTATACTTGCCATACCATATCTGTCTGTTTCAGACTGAAATGGACGGATAAGTTGTGAATGGCAATTATAGCAACCCTCTTTCATATAGACTTGCCTGCCCGCAGTCTCTAGCAAACTATATGGCTTAAGCCCATCAATAGGGCGAGAGGACTTAGAAAAGTCAGGTAGAATCTCTACAAGCCCCGCGATAGAAAACACCACCAAAAACGCTACTGTGAAAAAGAAAGGATTTTTTTCTAGCCAACTAAACATTGCTCACCTCCTTTTAAGAAGCCATAGGTGAGGCAGATTTTGGCTCACTCTCTAGCTCTCTTGCTGCTGTGATTGTCATTATGACATTGTAGATAAACATTATAAAGCCTACCAAATACAATGCCCCACCAATCGCACGGATAAGATAGTATGGGAATAGCACGCTAACTGTATCAATAAACTGATATGCTAGGTTGCCGTATTGGTCCATATCTCTCCACATCATACCTTGTGTGATACCTGCAATCCACATACTAGAGAAATAAAACACAATCCCTATCGTCATAATCCAGAATTGTATGTCCATAATCTTTCTAGAGTAGATTTCGCGCTTAAACATTCTAGGAAGCATATGATAGCAAGCTGCGATAAGTGTAAATCCTACCCAGCCTAGAACACCATCGTGGACATGCCCGACAATCCAATCTGTGAAGTGCGCTAGAGCATTGACAGACTTGATAGACTGAATCGGTCCTTCTAAAGTAGATAGCATATAGAATGTAGAAGCAAGGATTAGGAATTTGATAAGTGGAGATTCTTTTAGCTGATGCCATTGCCCGCGCATAGTAAGAAGCATATTTACCGCAGTTCCCCAAGAAGGCAAAATCAAAATCACAGAAAAGACTGAACCAAGAGTTTGCACCCAATCAGGCACGGTAGAGTAAATGACGTGGTGTCCGCCAGCCCAAATGTATATAAACATCAAACTCCAAAACGAAAAGAGTGTGAGTTTGTAAGAAAATACGCTTTGCCCAGATTCTTTTGGCAAGAAGTAATAAATCACGCCGATAACGCCAGAAGTGAAAACAAATGCCACCGCATTGTGTCCCCACCACCATTGGATAAGTGCGTCATTGCTACCTGCGTAGAGTGAGATAGAGTGCAATACACTTCCTGTGCCAGCGACAAGGTAAGTAGGAATAGCAAGGTTGTTAAAGATATATAGCACGGCGATAGCTGTAAAAGTCGCCATAAAATACCATAGCGAAATATAAATCACATTTTCGCGTCTAACACCCATAGAGCCAAACATACTTGCGCCCCATAGCACCCACACTACTACCACTACCAAGTCCAAAATCCAAGGAAGTTCAGCGTATTCTTTTGATTGTGTAAAGCCCGCAAAAAGTAAAATCACAGCTGCAAGCATAAGCACGATATAAACCCAAAAATGTGCTAAACCGATGAATTTTAGAAGCGGGTGTTGGTGGTAAGTGATTTTTAGCACTCTTTGTCCTAGATAATACCACGCAGCCCAAATCCCACTAAGAGTGAAACCATAGATGATTCCATTTGTGTGAAGTGGTCGAAGTCGCCCAAAGATTCCATATTCGCCAGCGATATAGTTCAAATCAGGGAACGCTAGCTGAAACGCCAAAACAACGCCGATAAGCATACCGATAAACCCGAATGCAAGCGTTGAGAACAAAAACAATTTTGCGATAGAATAGTCGTATTCTAAAGTTGCTACATTGTCTTGCATTTACTCTCCTTTTCTCCGAAAATTAAATCACAGCTATTCTAACCTTTTTTTACCTTTTGTATCCTTAAATTTTTTAGTTTTTTTCAAAATCATCTGCTTTTTGCTAATAGATTTTCTCACAAAGTATCTAAGCAATCAATATCAACATCAAGCCTTTTGCCGAAATGTAGGGATTTTTGAGAATGAGAGTTTTGCTTATGTGATGATGAGCTATGATTTTGTGTAGATTCTACCCATTTTTGCAAGCTAGAATTTGCGTGCGATTTTGGGCAAGAGTTTGGGTTAGATTTTGAGTTAGGCTTTGAGTGTGATTTTGTGTGCAAATCTGCACTAGATTTTGCGACCGATTCTAGCTCGCTTTTCACTGCATTTAGTGCTTCTAATATATCGCTAATCTTTTCTCCATTTAGCAAAATATGAAATCGCCATTTGTTTGCTATTCGCTCTATGGCGTTGCTTCCGTGCCCTATGATATGGATATTTTTTTGTCGCTTTAGTATGGGGAGAATCTCCTCCATTTGCTCTTTTGCCCTCTCTTGTCGCAGGTGTGAGCAATGAATCATCACAAGTTTTCTAAAAGGTGGATAATTATCACTTCTGCGCTTTTCTTCCCACGCCAAAAACTCCTCATAATCACCCAAAAATCCTCTAAGAAACTCGGCTTGTGGGCTTTGGATAAATACCTTGCCAATGTGTTTGCGCCCGCTTCTCCCCGCGATTTGATGAAGCAGGGCTATCCCTCGCTCAAAGCTGCGAAAATCCCCTCCATTTAGCACATACTCGATTCCCAAAATCACGGCTAGTTCGACATTGTGATAATCGTGCCCTTTTGAGAGCATTTGCGTGCCGACAAGTATGTCTATCTCGCCATCTCTAAATGCTCTCAATGCTTCATTTAGCTTGCCGCTTGTAGTGATATGGTCTTTGTCAAAAATCCCTATTTTTGCCTCGCTAAAAGATTGCTTTAGCTCATCTGCGATTTGCTGTGTGCCTACGCGCTTTGTGGTTAGATTTTGGCTATCGCATTCTAGGCAGGATTTTGGCGTGATTTGAGAGTAACCACAATAATGGCAAACAAGGCGGTTTTGCTTGATATGCAAGCTCATATTGACACTGCAAAATGGGCAGGCAAACCCATATCCGCACTCTTGGCATAGCAATGCCTTAAAATTCGCCCTAGTTGGCACAAAAATGATAGCTTGTTTTTTTGCTTGTAGTGTAGATTTTATGTGTGAGAGAAGTAGCGGGGTTAGGCTTGTGGGGGAGTTTTCTAAGATATATTGTTTTTTTGCCTCCTCAAAAAACGCACCCTTTAGGCGATAAAGATAGCCACCCTTTTTTGCAAGATAGTAGCTTGTGAGGCTTGGAGTTGCCGAGCCTAGCACCACTTGTAAGCCACATTTTTTGGACAGATATAGAGCGCAATCACGCGCATTATAGCGTGGATTTTGGAAAGATTTATACGCATCATCGTGCTCTTCATCGATAATGATAATCCCTAGATTTTGGATTGGCAAAAAGAGGGCAGAGCGAGCTCCTGCGATGATTTTTAGCTCGTTTGATTCAAGTTTTTGTAAAATCTCTTTTTTTTGTTTTTGGCTTACTTTGGAGTGCCAGATTCCTACCTGCTCGCCAAATGCGTTTTTTAGCCTTGATTCTATCTGTGGTGTGAGTGAGATTTCAGGCATTAGAAAGAGCGCGGACTTTCCCTGTGTGAGCGCGGAGGCGATGAGGTGGAAGTAGATTTCGCTTTTGCCACTGCCCGTATCGCCAAAAAGCAGGCTTATAGGCTTAGCAAGCACAAAATCTAGTGCGCGTTTTTGCGCTTGACTAAGTGGGTGTAGCTGTGTATGGGTGATATGAGGGTTTGTGCTTGCCTCGTGGGAATCCACACTAGACTTTGACTTCTCTAAGGCAACTTTAGTTGCTAAAGTTCTTTCCATAGTTAAATACGGATTTTTACCTGCGATAACGGAATTAGATTTTTTTTCTACAATTTTAGCATTTGCGGTGGTGCTTGTGGAGCTTTTTGTAGATTTTGGGGGTGAGCTAGCCTGTATCGCCTGCGAACCCCCAAAATCTACAAAATCTACGCAATGATTACCCAAAGACGAATTGCCAAAGCCATAATGTGGTTGCATTAGATTGTATGCTTCACTTAGCGTGCAAAAATAATAATACGCCACAAACTCCGCTAATAATACCTGCCTACTATCAAAACACCCCTTTTGCTCGCCTATCTCTTTGCACTCAAAGCTAGGCTTTTGCACGCTACCTAGCACCACGCCTAGCACGACTTTTTCGCGCAGTGGAATCTCTACAAGCGTGCCTTTTTCATAAGTAGTGTGTGATTTGTAGGTAAAAGGTGGGGATTTTGCACCAAATGGAGCGACAAGGTAGTAAAGCGACATTTTAAGGGTTTTTAAAAAATTTTGTGATACGACTAAGGGTGGATTTGGGCTTTGGCTCTAGCGAGGGAGAATCACTCATAAAGTCAAAAGAGTTGTTTCCACGATTTGCAAAAGTGCTATGTGCCTGCCCTGCGTGAGATAGCTCACTCTCTTTATTGCCCTCACTAAAATTCTCTTTAGATTCCACCTTAGATTTTGCTTCTAAATCCACCTCCAAATCAGCTTTAGAATCTACCAAATCTGTGTGAATGTCCGCTTTAGAAGCTACTTCTAAACCCTCTTTTGAGTGTGCTTTAGAATCACTTGCTTTAGATTCTATATCTAAATTTTGTGCTTCTTTTTTGTCGCGATTTGGCTTAGAAAAATCTGCAAAGTCAAATCGTGCTTGGTCAAACTTCGCTTGAGGTGTTTTTGGTGCTTGAGGTGCTTGGTTTGTAAGGCTTTGTGAGTGATTTTCTTGTGATTGATTTTGTGGCTGATTTTCTAGGGAATCTTTATTCTGCGTAGTTTCATAGTTAGGTTTTTTGTCGGTGCGCTCTTTTTGTGCTTGCTGTGCTTGAGTGTAGTTATTTGCTTGCTTTACCTGCTCATCTTTTTGCTCTTTTTTTGTCGCTTCTATTGTTTCTACCGCTTTTGTAGATTCGTTTGCTTCTGCTATCTCATATTCTTTATCTTGCGCTTCTTGGTTTTGCACTTTTTGATTTTGTGATTCTTGCTCTTTTTGTGCTATTATCTCATCTAGCTCCTCCTCGCTTGGCTCTATCTCACTTTTGCTATGTATGCCAAGCCCACCTAGCATATTAAATTCGCCAAATGCCCCATACACTTCCCCACTATGCCCAAACTCCTCCCCAAATCCCCCAAAATCATCTCCAAATCCCTCCGCCAAATCCTCATCAAGCTCGCTATATTGCGCCAAATCCTCCTCATCTAGCTCACTATCTACCTCATCATCTGCTTGCCCATCTTGTGCTTCATCAAAATCTTTTGTTATAAAGACTTGTGGTAGCTTTTGGACTATCTTTTGAGTGATATGGGCTACTTGGGATTCTAGCTCGCATCTAGAGTGGACAGAGTTTAGATACGCACGCATAAGGTCTAGCAAATCCACGCTTTGCGTCTCAAGTAGCTCTTTTATCTCCACTATCGCATTTGGCTCAAAGCCTTTGAGCGATATGCTAAACTTACGCCCAGAAATGTTGATTTCTAGCTGCTCATCAATGCCTAGAGATTCTACTTCGCTAGATTCTAGCTTCTCATCGATAGATTTATGCCTAGTTTGGGGCATCACAAAATCCTTTGCAAAATCCTTTATGGTGGCACATATTTTCCCTTAAATAAATACTTATCCCAAGTGGATTGCTTAAGTAGATTCTTGCTTTGATTCTTTTATTATTTCATTTTCTTTAAACGCACTAGATATTTTGCCATATAGCGATTCTACGGCTTTGTCTCTTTGGGCTATTTCCTCATAGAGAGATGAGATTTGCAAGTCTTTTTCTTTGTTGCTCGCTTCTAGGTTTTTTACTTTGTTTTTTAGTGCGTTTATCTCTGCTACTTTTTGCTCATAGCTTTGCAAGATAGAATCTATTTTTGCCTCCAGATTCTGTATCAAAGACATTGTTGTTCCTTAAAAGAGTTTGATTGTAATTGTATCGCAAAAATTTGCACAAAAATTTGTAAATGTATAAGAATGTGCAAAAGTGTGGGTAGGAATATATTTGAGCAAATCTTTATAGCGAAATCTTTGAGGAGTGTTTATGAATATTTTAAGCGAGTATTTGAGTGCCATTAGTGGTATTAAGCAGAGCGACAAAGAGCATACACATAGAAGCGCGTTACAAAGGCTACTAGAGAGCATTAAAAATGAGTTAGCCACCACGCACAAGGACTTTGCCAACCTTAGCATTATCCACGAGCCAAATAACGATAAAAGCGAAAACAAAGCAGGTGCGCCAGATTTTCAAGTAAATTGCGGATTTTCTCCTGCGGGGGGGGGGGGTAATCTCACTTTAGGATACATTGAAAATAAACGCGTAAATGCGGATTTAGCCGAACTCATCAATAAATCCAACACGAATCCACGAGAGCAAATCGCCAAATACCTAACTTTGAGCGACAATCTTATCCTTACAGATTATTTGCGCTTTTTAAGGCTAAGCAAAGCACCAAATGGCAAAATCCAAATCACCCAAGAAATCACACTTTGCGCCTTAGACCAAATCCACTCCACGCTAAAATCCAAATCCACCCTACAATCCAAGCAAAGCGAGTTGCTCGAATTTTTCACACTCTTTTTTAGCTCTGCTCCAAAGTCTATCAATTCCGCGCAAGATTTCGCACT
This genomic stretch from Helicobacter macacae MIT 99-5501 harbors:
- a CDS encoding cytochrome c oxidase, cbb3-type, CcoQ subunit, encoding MAAQNIEYIRVGAYFVVTILLIVFLYSYAISMWRRQRKGLRDYEKYGDLAVNDSLSDELVEPRTTSKKE
- the ccoO gene encoding cytochrome-c oxidase, cbb3-type subunit II, encoding MFSWLEKNPFFFTVAFLVVFSIAGLVEILPDFSKSSRPIDGLKPYSLLETAGRQVYMKEGCYNCHSQLIRPFQSETDRYGMASISGEYAYDRPFLWGSKRTGPDLHRIGDSRSTDWHENHMFDPKSVVPASIMPAYKHLYDKNVDFETAYAEAITQMEVFSVPYNTQGGVSIGTSIEEAKDIYMEEAKALVEDMKSQDIKDYLEKGEVKEIVALIAYLNSLGQSRRTK
- the ccoN gene encoding cytochrome-c oxidase, cbb3-type subunit I, giving the protein MQDNVATLEYDYSIAKLFLFSTLAFGFIGMLIGVVLAFQLAFPDLNYIAGEYGIFGRLRPLHTNGIIYGFTLSGIWAAWYYLGQRVLKITYHQHPLLKFIGLAHFWVYIVLMLAAVILLFAGFTQSKEYAELPWILDLVVVVVWVLWGASMFGSMGVRRENVIYISLWYFMATFTAIAVLYIFNNLAIPTYLVAGTGSVLHSISLYAGSNDALIQWWWGHNAVAFVFTSGVIGVIYYFLPKESGQSVFSYKLTLFSFWSLMFIYIWAGGHHVIYSTVPDWVQTLGSVFSVILILPSWGTAVNMLLTMRGQWHQLKESPLIKFLILASTFYMLSTLEGPIQSIKSVNALAHFTDWIVGHVHDGVLGWVGFTLIAACYHMLPRMFKREIYSRKIMDIQFWIMTIGIVFYFSSMWIAGITQGMMWRDMDQYGNLAYQFIDTVSVLFPYYLIRAIGGALYLVGFIMFIYNVIMTITAARELESEPKSASPMAS
- the priA gene encoding replication restart helicase PriA, producing MSLYYLVAPFGAKSPPFTYKSHTTYEKGTLVEIPLREKVVLGVVLGSVQKPSFECKEIGEQKGCFDSRQVLLAEFVAYYYFCTLSEAYNLMQPHYGFGNSSLGNHCVDFVDFGGSQAIQASSPPKSTKSSTSTTANAKIVEKKSNSVIAGKNPYLTMERTLATKVALEKSKSSVDSHEASTNPHITHTQLHPLSQAQKRALDFVLAKPISLLFGDTGSGKSEIYFHLIASALTQGKSALFLMPEISLTPQIESRLKNAFGEQVGIWHSKVSQKQKKEILQKLESNELKIIAGARSALFLPIQNLGIIIIDEEHDDAYKSFQNPRYNARDCALYLSKKCGLQVVLGSATPSLTSYYLAKKGGYLYRLKGAFFEEAKKQYILENSPTSLTPLLLSHIKSTLQAKKQAIIFVPTRANFKALLCQECGYGFACPFCSVNMSLHIKQNRLVCHYCGYSQITPKSCLECDSQNLTTKRVGTQQIADELKQSFSEAKIGIFDKDHITTSGKLNEALRAFRDGEIDILVGTQMLSKGHDYHNVELAVILGIEYVLNGGDFRSFERGIALLHQIAGRSGRKHIGKVFIQSPQAEFLRGFLGDYEEFLAWEEKRRSDNYPPFRKLVMIHCSHLRQERAKEQMEEILPILKRQKNIHIIGHGSNAIERIANKWRFHILLNGEKISDILEALNAVKSELESVAKSSADLHTKSHSKPNSKSNPNSCPKSHANSSLQKWVESTQNHSSSSHKQNSHSQKSLHFGKRLDVDIDCLDTL